A section of the Triticum dicoccoides isolate Atlit2015 ecotype Zavitan chromosome 7A, WEW_v2.0, whole genome shotgun sequence genome encodes:
- the LOC119328526 gene encoding 60S ribosomal protein L32-1, with protein sequence MAVPLLTKKIVKKRVKHFKRAHSDRYIGLKQSWRRPKGIDSRVRRKFKGCTLMPNIGYGSDKKTRHYLPNKFKKFVVHNVSELELLMMHNRTYCAEIAHNVSTKKRKDIVERAAQLDIVVTNKLARLRSQEDE encoded by the exons ATGGCGGTGCCGCTTCTGACGAAGAAGATCGTGAAGAAGAGGGTCAAGCACTTCAAGAGGGCCCATAGCGACCGCTACATTGGCCTCAAG CAAAGCTGGCGCAGGCCAAAGGGTATTGATTCCCGTGTCAGGAGAAAGTTCAAGGGATGCACCTTGATGCCCAACATTGGCTACGGTTctgacaagaagaccaggcactacCTTCCCAACAAGTTCAAGAAGTTTGTTGTCCACAATGTGTCTGAGCTGGAGCTGCTTATGATGCACAACAG GACCTACTGTGCGGAGATCGCCCACAACGTCTCCACCAAGAAGCGCAAGGACATCGTTGAGCGTGCTGCGCAGCTCGACATCGTGGTTACCAACAAGCTTGCCAGGCTCCGCAGCCAGGAGGATGAGTAG
- the LOC119328524 gene encoding pentatricopeptide repeat-containing protein At5g18390, mitochondrial-like: MSPSVSAAVLRRLGDRLGLRRLATLPDYAAGADELPQHPTSKDAYFAAVNHLSTIVRRDFYLERTLNRLRLPSPFPPDLALRVIRAAAPSEPLHAARFLAWLRAKPNFSPSADHFDALLLPLARARLFTHLWTQASDMRALGLPLSPATFSAVISSYGHSRLAEQAVEVFNRLPHFGCPQTTEVYNALLDALCANGNFAGAYKLLRRMARKGVAPDRATFSTLVDAWCASGKLREAQAFLDDMSSRGFRPPVRGRDLLVDGLVRAGRLEEAKAFALRITKEGVLPDVATFNSLAQALCDAGDVEFAVGLLADASSRGMCPDISTYKVMLPAVAKAGRIEEAFRLFYAAIEDGHRPFPSLYAAIVKALCKAGRFADAFAFFGDMKSKGHPPNRPVYVMLVKMCVRGGRFLDAANYLLEMSEAGFAPRAPTFNVVVDGLRHLGKHDLARRMEQLEMSLKGN; the protein is encoded by the coding sequence ATGTCGCCCTCCGTCTCCGCCGCCGTTCTCCGCCGCCTCGGCGACCGGCTCGGCCTCCGCCGACTCGCCACGCTCCCCGACTACGCGGCCGGCGCCGATGAGCTGCCGCAGCACCCCACCTCCAAGGACGCCTACTTCGCGGCGGTCAACCACCTCTCCACCATCGTACGGCGCGACTTCTACCTGGAGCGCACCCTGAACCGCCTCCGCCTGCCGTCCCCCTTCCCGCCGGACCTCGCGCTCCGCGTCATCCGCGCCGCTGCCCCCTCCGAGCCCCTCCACGCCGCCCGCTTCCTCGCGTGGCTCCGGGCGAAGCCCAATTTCTCCCCCTCCGCCGATCACTTCGACGCGCTGCTCCTCCCGCTCGCCCGCGCGCGCCTCTTCACCCACCTCTGGACCCAGGCCTCCGACATGCGCGCGCTCGGCCTCCCCCTCTCTCCGGCAACCTTTTCGGCGGTGATCTCGTCCTACGGCCACTCCCGCCTCGCTGAGCAGGCCGTCGAGGTCTTCAATCGCCTTCCCCACTTCGGGTGCCCGCAGACCACCGAGGTCTACAACGCCCTTCTGGACGCGCTCTGCGCCAACGGCAACTTTGCCGGCGCCTACAAGCTGCTCCGCCGCATGGCGCGCAAGGGCGTGGCCCCCGACCGCGCCACGTTCAGCACGCTCGTCGACGCCTGGTGCGCGTCGGGGAAGCTCCGGGAGGCGCAGGCGTTCCTCGACGACATGTCGTCCCGCGGGTTCCGGCCGCCGGTGCGCGGCCGGGACCTCCTCGTCGACGGGCTCGTCCGAGCTGGGCGCCTGGAGGAAGCCAAGGCATTCGCCCTCCGCATCACCAAGGAGGGCGTCCTTCCCGACGTGGCCACGTTCAACTCGCTCGCCCAGGCGCTTTGCGATGCTGGTGATGTGGAATTCGCCGTGGGTCTTCTTGCCGATGCTTCCAGTCGTGGCATGTGCCCAGATATCTCAACTTACAAAGTGATGCTACCGGCCGTGGCCAAGGCTGGCCGAATTGAGGAGGCATTCCGATTGTTCTATGCGGCTATTGAGGATGGCCACCGGCCCTTCCCAAGTCTATATGCGGCGATCGTCAAGGCGCTCTGCAAGGCAGGTCGTTTCGCTGATGCTTTCGCCTTTTTTGGTGATATGAAGTCCAAGGGGCACCCACCCAATCGGCCTGtgtatgtgatgcttgtcaaaatgtGTGTGAGAGGTGGTCGGTTCTTGGATGCTGCAAACTACCTTCTTGAGATGAGTGAGGCTGGGTTCGCGCCACGGGCGCCAACCTTTAACGTTGTAGTCGATGGGCTGCGGCATCTTGGGAAACATGACCTAGCCCGGAGGATGGAGCAGCTTGAGATGTCACTAAAAGGAAACTGA